A region of the Cannabis sativa cultivar Pink pepper isolate KNU-18-1 chromosome 3, ASM2916894v1, whole genome shotgun sequence genome:
tttgttaatccaaaggacattaccaggaattcataatgaccataccgggtctgaaaagctgtcttgggaatatcctcctctcgaatcctcagttggtgataaccagatcgaagatcaatcttagaaaagacagtCTTACCCTGCagctgatcaaataaatcatctattcttggcgagggtacttgttcttcaccgttaatttgtttaactcccgataatctatacacattcgtaaagttccatctttctttttcacaaacaaagcggtgcaccccaaggtgaagtactaggtctagtaaattttaaatccatcatcccccgtaattgaacttttaactctttcacTCTGCAGTGCCATCCcgtagggagctttcgatacgTGCTCGGCTCACagtattaaatcaatctcaaaatcaatttcacgttttggtggcaaccctggtaactcttctgggaacacatccagaaattctcgaaccactgggacatgctccgatcccgctagtggttccctagtaatatccacaacacttgctaagaaaccaatgcacccctcacacaacaaatcttttgccttaagggctgaaattaagggaatccgggatccctgcatcttacccacaaatacaaaggggtcctcgccctcaggctgaaaagttaccatctttcttttacaatcaatggtggcgttgtatttagcaagccaatccatccccaaaataacatcaaaatccccCAGATTCAATTCTATCAAatcaactgataactctcttccttccaccaatactggaagggatcgaacccacctgctggagataaccaactccccagtaggcaacaaggttccaaaacctctagaaagcacatcactaggtttattcagcttctcaattattctacttgaaatataagaatgcgccgcaccagaatcaattaacacagtcaataaagtaccagcaacagaaagctgacctgtcatagtagaaggaccagcatcagcctcagcttgagtcagggcaaacactcgggcaggagcgggtgtatcatccttcttttgctctagccgtagcaattgtggacaatttctcttcatatgacccaccattccaaAGTTGAAACAGGCCCTGGCCTGACATTTGCCCAGATGATGCtttttacacctcggacattcaggaaaagtccgccagttttcgtttccactacgacggaaaccttggttaccctggaatcttttgtttgggcctgccgctgatgattcactaggtcttttcttgcggtcaccgggatcagtacccctacccgaaccagcacctgctgtttgcttccatgaatctcttctggcaatatttttctttcgtatctgagcttctgcaccctcagaaactaatgccaactcaactatttgagcataagttcgggcaacccccgattgtttagaagcaacaatcacatcccgggcgatgtgttcatccagccctcgaataaactttgcttttctagcagcttcagtagccacctcatctgaggcaaactttgccagtcgatcaaacttagtagcatactctgtcacagtcatgctaccctgagttaaccgtataaactcttctgcctttgctgccttaatagactcattataatccttctcataaaataaggcccgaaaagcttcccaggtcatgttattcagatcatggccctgagatacaatctcccaccaaatacgggcatcatctcgtagcatataagtagcacacctgacccggtcattatcgTCAACtcacataaaatcaaaaatggatgttatcatactcatccattgctccgccttgagtggatcagcaccaccctcaaacactggcgggttctgcttcctgaaccgctcatacaatgatTCCAAATGAttccctgcatccggtggcactaccagaggtgccggaggatcaggattaagatttagagcaggctgagctcgctgctctcttaattcCCTTATTTgctcaccctgctgccgaatagtttcttgcattgcagcatataactcttcccagttaggtggtggtaaagggttctcaccctcaccggcagccccgagcccagctagctcgcgggtacccctaccagtccgcctcgggtgcataactatacacctgcgatcacattccaagtaataacaatgctgataagtatttccatatattataattcttcCCACACCATTCTgatatcaacataattcaaataatcaggtaatcagaaaattaacaagctatcgtttaacttaaagcttactaaaccatgagtcgatcaggtccttgcagccaatgtacatatcaaaccagtcttcaggatctaaaaaccttggcgctctgataccatgttgtaacgccctgtccaacagggacgccacgtgtgtgaaatttatttaaaataccagtaattatataagatgtaattatactaaaagtgtgggtaattaaattttgatagttaaaactcaacctttaaactgtttaacaaaagataaataacatggattacggggtccccctgttttcaaaatatttacaaactggtttcaaagtattttacgaaataagctttatattttccaaaatacaatcaaaatagagcatcctgtaaactgggctgcctacggctggtatgtacattgctgctgcgaccacaaactcatggttgctcaactttagccttccatttacctgcaccataaagcacccgtgagtcacagagactcagcaagaaagtgatcgaaacaataattgaaagaaaagtgAATAATAACTTTATGCCATCATGTTTACTCACTATACAATTTAATAAGCATTCCTTTAAACATTACAcagtcctggtacttaataTAGTACCCctttttaccactcgtcacatacgagctgaatatgtcactatcgttgcccgataaagcaaacgataagtaagaaacctaaccgcggtttcaagagtaattactcataacggtaataaccgtttccaaccctaggtcataacccaGGCTCAATAaaaatcttgataataatcaagatcaCTTCCATTCAACCAATAAACTTTAACcccatacggtgcttaccacttttcttaccttaattcagaagtcaagaatatggccagGCAcaggtggaaaaacaagctaggcaatcccggtcctatgtcacgacaattgaaacacaataaatacctcaaTTTAAatttccggattaaaaccctaatttaaaaccgattagacttagccttcaccaactttataataattcaaataactcaaaatcatTCAAAGGcagtactaggttcaaccccgagccaAAACAGGGTTCAGAGAAAAAAACCCGAGAAATTTTCCCCGTCAGAATCGGCCGACGGTTCGATACACTGCAACCAATCCGGCCGACCTTCTTCGTCGAACCGAAAAATTCTGGGTTTTCTCccccagctcgaaccaaaaccattttagacctaaattgcatttccataacagttcaatataccaagtataacatattcaacacatcatttaatcacaattcaccatttaactcaaaatcaccatctTACTTGACAATTTGCACTAAACATCACTTTCAACACCAATTCAATTGAACAGCCCTTAATCTCACTCAAtcttcattcaaacaagtttcaaatcaaccctaagaacctaccttaccctcagtttataccccagctcagAATTCATTGAAAACCTTTACCAAAACCTAactaaactcaagaaaactaattaagaGAAGAGTAAAAGGATCATACCTCCACTTATCTAACTTCTAGGGTTAAGATTAGCTCAGGAAATTGAAGAAATGAAATGAATTTTCCTTGGTTCCCAGCTGCTTCAAGGGTTCggcaagagaagaaaaaaaaagaaagcttgaagttatgtaattttttgttttcttgccttggaagtaACTTAAATAAGGTTtgcctttcttttcttttctttttctttctttttttaaataacaatcaGCCCACCAAATTCAAAGGTCAAAAGTCAAAAAACAtaaaatgactaatttacccttTAAAGAAAcctaaactaaaattataacgTAGGGCATttatggtaattttactaattccccaatccgacattctaataaaattctaacttaatccggaatattctcaaaataattctttcatttaatgtcgtgacattactaaccacatagctaaatttccacaattgccgGGTCCAAAATAAcgtttttcattaaataatttctcaacaatttacctaagtaagatcataatcctacttcattttctaagtaattacatatttaataaaatatgtccatttaaatattatttattttctgggatattacacgCATGGGATGGATGCACCATGTTGGAGAAAGAGACAGAGGTCTAACTTATGCTACTAGTTTGGTGGCTTATCTCGAGGGCCTGCCAACACATGTGGAGGCATGGTACCTTGAGAATTGGATcatggacgtatgggagtccttgggcAAGGAGGGAGACTGTTTGGAcagtatcgaatggggcatgatTAGAAGTGTTGGCACGTCAGTTTAGTGTTGGGATATTGGcacacatgctaccttggtcacAAGTGATTAGGTGAGCGACGGTGTTTGGATTTATCTTATCATAGTGGGAACCTATAGACAATGTGAGTATCTTAGCTAGAGATTCTCGATGCATGGATGGactcatggatgcttgcgagcatgactcgacaggagttgttcgagagacgAAAGTGTGTACGAGGCACACGGTCGCGTGAAAAAAGAGCCCATTATTACTGGGATGGTTGAAAGGTTGACCTTGACATAGAGAAGTCAAGGTACTGCACGGGTATTATGCTACCTGACAAGGTGAGCCCGTGACACGCCACGGTACTACAAGGTAGTGTCGCGGCCTGCCTATTATAAACTacgaaaaattaggttttttttttatatcttttttaGCTATATAAATGCCATTTCTCAACACTTTTCAACTGAGAGTACAAAACTTAGAAGCGAGAAGTGGTTCTAAAgacttttaatatttattttttgaagagTTCTTCCTAATCCTCAATTTTTCTTATGCTCTAAATTGTTATCAGATATTTTTAATGATTATGAGTAGCTAGACTTTTTATTATGGTGTTAAAGAGATTGCTTGACACGTTAttttggttttaatatgatttagttCTTCCCCAATTTGTTATGTGCATCTATTTTATTcatacttaattacttttaattgcttgAATGGCCAATTAAATAGTTTATGATTTCAATGCAAAATTTGATAAGCGAGTATTGATTATGATATAGTAAAATCGACATAGATTTCGATAAGGACGAGAGTAGTTATATGGTTCATGTAGCATTTATGAATTTTATGCTTAATGTCTCCTATGtgtttaaatttatcacgagaatAGAAAATTTGCATGTAGATTGAGATTTATATGTCCTAGCATGTACATAAATTTCTTTGTTAAATCTGCTATCACACGAAAATTAGACTTCAAGAATTAAATTATGTTAAACTAAGTAAAATAGattcaattaaaattaattacccTAAACTTAAATCATTGTTAATTTcacattaattatttatttttttattttctttttagtaGAAATTGAATAtcatttcttatttttaattatcaCCAAATAGAATTAGGAATTCAATTGTTTGGTAATTAACTACAGTCCTTTTGagatcgacctcactcttgtGAGTCTATTACTTATGAACGATACATATACTTGCGTGTTGGAAAATCCATAACAATAGTGGTGTTGAGAGGTTGTGGTCTTTATGTACATGGATGGTGATTTTGATAGAGAGGTTTCGGATGCAATTGGGTTAGTGGTGGACGAAGAGGAAGTTCCAGTAATAGATTATGCCTTAACCCAATTAGTGAATGAAAGATGACGGACCAAGTTTTCTAGGTAAATCATAGAATATTTTACACATTATAATTCTGACTCTAAATTGTTAGTTCTACTCCTAGCTCAAATGAAATTGACTTATGACATTCCACgtaatataaaaatatctaagaatGAGAAACGGATAAATTGAGATATTCTTAACTGGTGTGGCAtgtattcatatattttattctcaaaaaaaaatttacaataaattaaaaatattttcacaactaattaatattaccaaaaaagacataataaaagtgatgaaaactaaatataaattttcatgcacacattttttttttgaaattatacacacacatattaatttatatacatataaaatattaatcaatatattatattattcatTACAAATAATATGACACTGTGTCGTCCAATATCCTAGCCTCATTTAGACAAAATATTactgaaaaaaatttaaaataatagtgCCAATTAAccatttttctttataatacaagtctatataaaataaacacaaagCAATATAGAACATTAATTTCCAAAGATGCTCTATTCTTTTTATGGAGATGACACCAATGAATTGTGTCTAAAAAAGGGCTAACATCCTCAAAATTATGCAAAATCACAAATCACAATGCTATATACAGCTAATCATAACATCATTTTCTTCTAATAATAGCCTTAAGACCACTATAAAGAAATTATTCTATAACTTCCATCCAGAGACCAGcttaaaggtaagaaaaaagaacatttatttcttgatttgcTAGGCAGATCTTGAAAACTAAGCACACATCACATAACATTCACAATGGAGCTTAAGAAGATGTCCATTGCTGTCATTGTTGCAGCTGCTTCTCTCAGCTCGGTCCTGGCCGTCGATGAGGACCTAGCCCCTAGCCCCGGCCCTGGCTCGTTAAGTGCTGCCTCATCTACTTTGCCTGTAGTTGGGTCCTTGGTTGGAGCTTCCCTTCTTTCTTTATTGGCATATTACATTCATTAAGCTCAAAACTAACACACcctcataaaataaaataagcaaTTCTATAAGACACTCTATTGTATCCAACCCCGTTATGGCGcctcatatattattattgatgtaattaaataataaatattacatatttaatatttaattgtattaCTAATAGTATGGTATGTTATAGGGTGTTTGGCATTATAGAGTGGTCCTAGGCAATTCTCaaaactaaaaattgaaaaattaatataaggAGTTGTAAAGATAAGATAATGGATTCTCTTGTActttaatttagttatttattttatattaccattaatgtattctAAATTATGCAATGtattaagaaaaagaaataaaaagtacATCATTATGAGTTGTGTGTGGATCCACACCATAATGTCATTTTTAGTTCATAACTTTCTTAAAGCGTTGCCATTATTACAAATGAGGGTCTCTTATTAATTTAAAGAGCAATAAACATAATTATTTTCATAAAGTTaagataataataaaagtaGTAGTGAGTGTTGTCCATGAatgatgcttttttttttttttttttgacaaagacAAATTCTCAAGACGTGCTTATCTTATCTAATATGATAATATCATGCAATTTGGAACTTCCACGACCAAAAAAATTTCTTTGGAACTTACTTTTCTTGGATCCAATTCATGCAATCATTTCTATATCACCAAAAATGTGTCATTGAATAGAGTataatagaaaagaaaagaaaaataacagaTAAAACAGAAAGGTGAATAGATTGAATGAATGAAGGAGCTTTTAACAAACTTCAAATAGTTCTTTCATTTCCATAAtaatttctctttattttttggGGACAAGATTGAGAAATTTGGAAATTCATGTCAATAATATGAACATATAAGTGACAAAAAGAAGATGGTATAACTCAACTGCCAAAGTTCCAATTACAAAGCTGCAACACAAGTTATTTTCAGGGTCTCTAATTTCCAATCAAACAGCATTCTTGGAAGCACAAATTATAAGAAGACTAAGATTacaacttgttttttttttctattgccAATTTCCCTCTTCAAAATTAGGATCCTTCATTAAATTTCTGTGCAGACATAAGGCTCTTTGTCAACCAGATAGCTGTCTCTCTTGATGAAGCTGCATCTTCCCCGAACGGTCTTAACACACCAGCAAGCTCATCGAGTTTGTCTTGCTTAAGTAGCCTAGCACATAGCTCAAGTAGAGATTCCAAGGCATCAGCTCTTTGCCGACCAGGATTTTCCCACTCGGCCTTGGCTTCTACCCCAGCTAGAGAATTTAACGAGACATCTTTTGGTGTTTCGTTATCAACATGATGACGGTCGTCTTTTCCTGTTTGTTTAGGAGCACTAGCATTATCTACCTTAGGACCCGTCTCATCATTACAAGGAACCACAACATTGATGTTAACATTGATGTTAGTACTCTCTATACACTCGTCGGAAGTATCTTTTTCGATGAAGCATTGAGGTTCTATATCAGATTTGGCCGACGACGAACACTTATCTTCAAGAACGTCAACTTTGTCCATGTCCGATTCTTTGCAGTTCCCGCCTTGACTACTTTCCTCTTTTGTTCCAATGTTTCCCTCAACTTTGTTAAAATGTACCTTATCTTCGATATTCAATGTTTTGATCTTGACCTCAGGTGACTCTTGAGTATCTTTGCCAGTAGATTCCTCTTGTTCTTCATGCTGAGAAATCGGAGTGCTTTCTGATGTAACTTCCACATCAGACTCGGTACTTTCCTTCTGCGATATACTGAGAACCTCAGCTTGCTTAGATCCACTACAAACCGATGTTTCAGAATCAGTTGGTGAATCTTTAGATCCATCGGTAACATTAGATACTTCAATAGTGCAGCTGGTAGGATCAACCCTCTTTGTTTCAAGCTTCTCTTCAGCTTTAGCCGAGATTACAGGTTTATCTTCCTCCTCCTCCGGTGTACACCTAGCTATCACACCGCTATTGCTCTCCGCTACTTGATTTACTGGTGCAGGCTCTTTCTCTCGGCTGGCTTTGCCATTGGGGGATTTAACCGGTGTTTTTCTTGTTTTGTCCTTTGCGTTATTTACTACTGGCTTCACTGGAAGAAAAACAGAAGATGCATTTCGACATTGAAGAAGATAAGGTTGTAAATGCGGGTGTCTCAACAGCTCTGCAGCCTATATTTTATCAAATTCTAAAGAAGTCAGCATAAAAATTGGTAAAAGTCAAATTACCGTGATGCAAATGCAAGTCTCGGGCTACTTGAACTTACTGTTGGTCTATGTTCGGGGCTCTTTCTGAGCATGCTTTTAATAATTTGTTTCCTGCAATGTCGAGGATGCAAAAGTTAAAACTAACGCAACACATATTATAAACCGTTACCATAAAAACAGATAGATACAATGATTTTAAAGTAATAACTCACAGTGTGGAAGAATACACAATAGGAAGCGGCGAAATAGAAGATCtgttaattttgtttattaGTCCAGCCATATCCTGTAATTGATGGATTTGTTTACTCGTTAGCGTATACTGAAGAGAGGTTCATGCACAGTTTACATGCATCATTTTAGTTGTAATATCAATACAATACAAACAGTTGTTGATTGAACTTACCGGGGCTCTAAATGCCGGTTGATGAGCTGCAATTTCAAACATACAGCAGCCTGGAAGCCACAAGGGGAGAAACAGAGTAAATACTTAATCCTTTCAAGGACATGAATTCATAATCAgaacatgaaattttaaatcgcACCGAGTGACC
Encoded here:
- the LOC115710238 gene encoding serine/threonine-protein kinase Nek6; amino-acid sequence: MENDNGDVMSKMENYEVIEQIGRGAFGAAFLVLHKTEKKKYVLKKIRLAKQTEKFKRTAHQEMDLIAKLNNPYIVGYKDAWVDKGDCICIVTSHCEGGDMADMIKKARGTYFPEEKLCKWLAQLLLAVDYLHSNRVLHRDLKCSNIFLTKDNDIRLGDFGLAKLLNTEDLASSVVGTPNYMCPELLADIPYGYKSDIWSLGCCMFEIAAHQPAFRAPDMAGLINKINRSSISPLPIVYSSTLKQIIKSMLRKSPEHRPTAAELLRHPHLQPYLLQCRNASSVFLPVKPVVNNAKDKTRKTPVKSPNGKASREKEPAPVNQVAESNSGVIARCTPEEEEDKPVISAKAEEKLETKRVDPTSCTIEVSNVTDGSKDSPTDSETSVCSGSKQAEVLSISQKESTESDVEVTSESTPISQHEEQEESTGKDTQESPEVKIKTLNIEDKVHFNKVEGNIGTKEESSQGGNCKESDMDKVDVLEDKCSSSAKSDIEPQCFIEKDTSDECIESTNINVNINVVVPCNDETGPKVDNASAPKQTGKDDRHHVDNETPKDVSLNSLAGVEAKAEWENPGRQRADALESLLELCARLLKQDKLDELAGVLRPFGEDAASSRETAIWLTKSLMSAQKFNEGS